The genomic interval CCGGCTGGGCGGCCGACCTAGAAAAGGATTGGGGCCGCTATTACGGGCAGGAGCACCTCCAGTTCGAGCCGCTGTTCGGGCACCAGTATAGCCATGTCTGGGTCGATTTCCGCGGCATTCGCGATGCGTTCATGCGCGGCAAGGGCATCGATTATTTCGAGAACAGCCGCCGCGCGACGCTGGCGCAGCGTCCCTATGGCGCCGACAATCCGAACCGATGGAAGGGCTATGGCGCCGACATCTGGGGGTGGACCGCCTCCGACGGGCCCGGCTATTCGCAGGGCAAATATAGCGTCAACGGCACGCCGCGCGATTTCAACGGTTATATGGCGCGCGGCGTCAGCGCGATCCGCGTCGTCGACGACGGCACGGTCGTCCCGACCGCGGCGGGCGGCTCGGTCGCCTTTGCGCCCGAAGCGGCGATCCCCGCACTGATGGCTATGCGGCGGCAATATGGCCCCAGACTCTATACGCGCTACGGTTTCAAGGATGCGTTCAATCCCAGCTTCACCTTCACCGATTTCGGGTCGAAATCGGGCGAGGTCGATCCCGTCCACGGCTGGGTCGCGAACGATTATCTCGGCATCGACCAGGGGCCGATCCTCGCGATGATGGAGAACCACCGCAGCGGGTTGGTGTGGAAAGTGATGCGCAAGAACCCGCATATCATTCGCGGGTTGAAGCGTATCGGCTTCACCGGCGGCTGGCTGGACAAGGCGGAGGCAGACTAATTCATTTCGTCATCCCGGCCTTTGCCGGGATGACGTAGATAGCCTTAGCAACCCCTTCCGATACAAAGGTCCGCGACCACCGGATAATGGTCCGACGGCAGCTTGCCGCCATTCTGGTCGGTCAGCGTCGCGTGGCGCAGCACCGCGACATCGTCGCTGACGAAGATATGGTCGATCGGGCTCGCGTCCGTCCGCGCGATGTCGAAGCCGGTGAAGGTGCCGAGCGGACCATAGTGCGGCGTGCGGCTGATCATGCGGCTGTCGCGCAGCGCGCCTTGGCCGGGCGCGACGATCGCGGCATAGGGCTCGCTCGTCGCGGGGCTGTTGAAATCGCCCATCAGCACCGCGCTCTCGCCGGGCTTGCGTTCGCCGTCGATCCAGCGGCGGATATGGCGGGCGCTTTCCTGCCGCGCAACCTCGCCGATATGGTCGAAATGGGTGTTCACGACGAGCAGATTGCGCTGCGCCGTCCGGTCGTGCAGCCGCGCCCAGGTCGCGATCCGCGGCAGCGCGGCGTCCCAGCCCTTGCTCGGCACGTCGGGCGTCGGCGACAACCAGAAGGTGCCCGATCCGACCAGCGCGAAGCGGTCGCGGCGGAACCCCAGCATTGAATATTCGCCCTTAGCCTTGCCATCGTCGCGCGCGACGCCGACGAATTGATAGGCGGGCAGATCGGCCTCGACCGCCTGCTTCTGGTGCTGCAGAACCTCCTGCATCCCGACGAGGTCGGGCGCTTGATAGGCGACAAGCGCGGTCAGCGCCGCGCGGCGGTGCGGCCACGCATTGTCGCCGTCCGACGCGACGTCGAGCCGAATATTATAGGTCATCGCTTCATAATGATCGGCGCGTTCTTTCGCCGTGGCGGGCAGGGCGAGCAGCGCCGCGGCGAGCAGCAGGATTTTGCGGGTCATCCGAGATTTCCTCCGTTGGCGGCGATCACGCCGCTGTAGAAACGCGCGCTGCGCTTCGGCGTGCGAACCTGCGTTTCATAATCGACATGGACGATACCGAAGCGCTTCGAAAAGCCCAAGGACCATTCGAGATTGTCGAGCAGCGACCAGGCCATATAGCCGCGCACGTCGACCCCCTGCCGGATCGCGTCGCCGATCGCCGAGATATGGGTGCGGAGGTAATCGCAGCGCAGCGGGTCGTCGACCCCCTCGGGCCCTGCTTGCGGCGGGTCATAGAAGGCGGCGCCGTTTTCGGTGATATAGACCGGAATATCGCCATAAGTGTCGCGGAACCAGACCAGCATGTCGGTGAGCGCGGGCGGATAGACCTCCCAGTCGGTCGTCGTGTGCGTCGCGACCTGCCGCACCGGCGATGCGCCGAGAGGCCATTGATGCGGGTCGGCCTTCACGACGTTGCGCGTGTAATAGTTGATCCCGATGAAATCGAGCGGCTGACAGATGTCCTCCAAATCCTCGGCGGGCCACTCCGGCCAGGCTTCGCCAAAGATTTCGGCGAGTTCTTCGGGGTAGCTGCCCTTCAGCGCCGGGTCGAGATACTGGCGGTTCATATAGGCGTGCGCGCGTGCGGTCGCGGCCCGGTCCTCGGGGCTGTCGCTCGCCGGATATTTGGGCTCGATGTTCACGACGAGGCCGATTTCGTGCGCGCCTTCGCTGCGATAGGCCTGCACCGCGCGGCCGTGCGCGCGCATCAGATTGTGGCTCGCGATCGGCGTCTCGAACAGGTTGCGATGACCGGGGGCGAGCGCGCCGTGAAGGTAGCCGCCGTCGGTGATCACCCAGGGTTCGTTGAGCGTCACCCATTTCTTCACCCGGCCGTCGAGGCGGCGGTACATGACCGATCCATATTCGGCGAACCAGTCGGCGCTGTCGCGGTTGAGCCAGCCGCCCTTGTCATCGAGCGCCGCGGGAAGGTCCCAATGGTGCAGAGTCAAGAGCGGCTCGATGTCGTGCTTGAGCAGTTCGTCGACCAGCCGTTCGTAAAAGCCGAGGCCGGGCTCGTTCACGCGGCCGATGCCGTCGGGCAGCACGCGGCCCCAATTGACGCTGAAGCGATAGGCCTTGAGCCCCAACTCCTTCATCAGCGCGACGTCGGCGGGCATGCGGTTGTAATGATCGCACGCGACATCGCCGGTGTCGCCCTTCGCCGCCATCAGCCGCGGGTCGTGGCTGAACCGCTGCCAGATGCTCGCACCCGCTCCGTCGGCGAGCGGCGACCCTTCGATCTGATAGGCGGCGGTCGCCGCGCCCCACAGGAAATCGTCGGGGAAAATCGTCTGCGTCATTTTTTGTCCTTGGTTTTCTTGTTCGTCGCCGCGTCGGGCGGCGTGGGGAGGCGGTGCGAGAGCAGCCAGAGATAGAGCGCGGGATCGTCATAGGCCGGAGCCCAGCTGTTGTGGCCGAGGTCGGGGTAGATGGTCAGCCGCGAGAGCTGTCCGCCGCAGGCGCGGATCGCGCGCGCCATGGCGAAGCTGCCCTCGGGCACGACGACGTCGTCGCGGTCGCCGTGAAAGGCCCAGACGGGCGTGTCCTTGAGCGCGCAGGCGGTGGCGGGATCGCCGCGCCCCGCGACCGGCGCGACCGCCGCGAAGCGGTGCGGTTCGGCCGCCGCCCAGCGCCAGCTCGCATGGCCGCCGCGGCTGAGCCCGGTCAGATAGATGCGCGTAGGGTCGATACGCAGCGTCTGCGTCACATGACCCAGCAGCCGGTCGAGCTTCGCGACGTCCCAATCCTGATCGGTGCCGAGCAGCGGCGAAACGGTGACGAAGGGGAAATCGGGGGTGCGGTCGGCGATCTTCGGCGGGCCGTGGACCTTGACCTTGGCGACATCGTCGCCGCGCTCGCCCGAGCCGTGGAGGAAGATCAGCAGCGGCCAACTCGCCTTCGGATCGGCGGTGTAGCCGCGCGGCAGGAAGAGCTGATAGGGGTAGTTGCCCGCCTCGATCGCGGGTTGCGGGCTTTGCCCGTCGGCCATCGACTGCGCCATCGTCATGGGGGTGGAAAGGGAAAGGGCGAGCGCGGCGAGCGCCGCGATCCGGAATCGCATCGGTCTTGTCCTTGGCAGGAGGAGGGAGTGGCGGGTCATCCCTTGACGCTCCCGGCGAGCAGTCCGCTCAAGTAGAAGCGTTGCAGCGAAAGGAAGAGGATGAGCACGGGCAGAGTGGTGACGACGGCGCCCGCCATCATCAGTTCGTTATCCTGCACATGCTGGCGGCCCATCGCCGCGAGCGCGACGGGCAGGGTGTAGAGGTCCTGATCGGCGAGGACGATCAGCGGCCACATGAAATCGTTCCAGTTCGACAGGAAGACATAGAGCGCGAGGGTGACGACGATCGGGGTCAGGATCGGCAGGACGATGCGGCACAATATCTGCCCCTCGCTCGCGCCATCGATGCGCGCCGCCTCGAGCATCTCGTCGGGGATCGACAGGCAATATTGGCGGACGAGGAAGATGCCGAAAATGCCCGCGAGCCACGGCACCAGTGCGCCGGCATAGCTATTGACCAGCCCCATCGCCTTGAGTTCGAGGAACAGCGGCAACATGCCGACCTGCCCCGGCACGACGAGCGCCGCGACGAGTATGCGAAAAGTGGCGTCGCGGCCCTTGAACCGCAATTTGGCGAAGGCATAGCCCGCCGGGATGGTGAAGAGCAAAGCGAGGCCCGTCGCGAGCGTCGAGACGAGGATGCTGTTGAACAGGAAATGGCCGACCCCGAAACTGCCGAAGAGCAGGCGGTAATTTTCGAGTGTCGGGCTCGCGGGCCACAGCGGCGGCGGAAATTGCGCCGCCTCGCCGCGCGCCATGAAGCTGACCGACACCATCCAGACGAGCGGCGCGATCGTGACCAGCGCGACGAGCGCGGCGAGCAGGGTGACGGACCAGCGGCGCAGACTCATATCGCGCCGCTCCGTTTCGCGAGCCTGAGCTGCACCAGCGTCACCGCCAAGATGCAGAGGAAGAGCAGGAAGGCGACCGCCGCGCCCGACCCCAGGTTCCACCATTTGAACCCTTCCTCATACATGAAATAGAGGATGGTGACGGTCGACTGGGCGGGACCGCCTTGCGTCATCACATAGGGTTCGGCGAAGAGCTGGAACATGCCCGCCACCGTGAGCACCGACACGAGCAGCAGCGTGGGGCCGATCGCGGGCAGGGTGACGTGGCGCAGCCGGGCGAACCATCCCGCGCCGTCGATCCGCGCCGCCTCGTCGAGCTCGCGCGGCACCGTCTGCAGCGCGGCGAGGAAGATGATCATGCTGTAGCCGAAGGTCTTCCACCCCACGAAGAGCAGGATCGCGGGCAGCGACGCTGTCGGGCTGCCGAGCCAGTCGACCGGCGGCACGCCGAAGAAGGAGAGGATATAATTGAGCAGGCCGTAGCGTGTGTGGAGCAGATAACGCCACACGACCGCGGTGGCGACGAGCGTCGTCACATAGGGCGCGAACAAGGCGACGCGCCACACCGGCCGCCATTTCAGCCAGCGCGAATTGACGAGCATCGCGGCGAACAGCGACAGTGCGACGATGAAGGGCGTGCCGACCGCGACGAACAGCAATGTGTTCGTCATCGCCTTCCAGAACAACGGATTTTCGAGCAGGCGCTCGTAATTGGCAAAGCCGACGAAGCGCAGATTGCCGATGTCGGCGAGCGCGTAAATGTCGAAATCGGTGAAGCTCAGAAACAGCGATGCGATCGCGGGCAGGACGAAGAAGAGCAGGATTGCCGCGAGCGCGGGCGAGGACATCGCCCAACCCGCGCGCGCCTCGTCCGCCCGGCCGACGCGGCTCACAGCGCGCGTCCCTTCTCGAGCATCCAGCGCCGCTTTTCGAGCAGCCGGTCGGCGCGCGCGTCGATTTCCTTCGCGGCCTCGTCGACGCTATATTGGCCGCGGACCATGCGCTCGGCGACGATTTGCATCTCGGTGACAATGCGCTCCCATTCGGGCACTTTGGGCAGCGCGGTCGCATTTTCGAGCTGGGCGCGGAACGGCGCGACCGCCGGGTCGCGCATCAACCCCGCCGCAGTCCACACCGAGCGCCGCGCGGGCAGGTCGCCCGTCGCCTCGTGGAGCGCGAGCTGCGCGCCAGAGGTCGTCAGGCGCGCCACCAGATCCCACGCCGCCCTGCCATGCTCGCTCCCCGCGAAGACGACGAGGCTTGACCCGCCCGGCGCCGCCGATCCGGTGCCTTCGGGGCCGGGGTTCGCCGCGGTGCCCCAGACGTCCTGCCGTTCGGGCCCGAGGCGGCTCCGCATGTCGCCTATCGTCCACGGCCCCGACAGGAACAGGCTGAAATAGCCGCGTCCGAATTCGGTCCAGACGTTGGAAATCTGCGCCATCGAGATCCGCGGCGCGAGCCCCTCGTCGAACAGCGATTTATAGAAAGCGAGCGCCGCCTTGAACTCGGGGTCCGAAAAGGCGCCGCGTCCGCCTTCGTCGCGCAGCATCCGCGCCCCCGCCGACAGCGCGAGCGTCGTCAGCTGCTCATATTCGTTGAGCGGATAGAGCAGCGCATAATTGCCGTCGCCCGCTTGGCCTTTCACCTTGTGGAGCGCGGCTTTCCACCCCGTCCAGTCGGACGGCGGCGCGGCGTAGCCCGCGCGCGCGAACAGATCCTTGCGATAAAATTGCAGCCGCGTGTCGACATACCAGGGGACGCCCCACGTCTTGCCCGCGATGCGGTTGGTATCGATCACCGCGCCGAACTGGTCGCTCAGCAACCGCATCGCACGTCCGGGCACCGGCACGATCGCTCCGATCGCGGCCAGTTCGGCGATCCAACTGTTGCCGACCTGCCCGACGCTGGGCAGCGATCCGCCGGCAAAGCCCGTGAGCAATTTCTCGTGCGCCGCGGTCCACGGCAGCGGCTGGACCGCGATCGGCGGCGCTTCGGCGGGCCAGGTAATGCCCTTGAGCAGCGCGGGAAGACTCGCCGCTTCATTGCCCATAGCCCAGATCGTCAGCGTATCGCGCCCGCGCGCATCGCAGCCGCCGAGCAGCGGAGCGAGGGGCAGCGTGGCGAGCGCGCCGGCCATATGGCGGCGCGTCAGCTGCATCGGCAAAGGCGCGCTGGGCAGCTCACGGCGCAGAGGCTCCCGCTGCGGCGCTCGTTCGCGCCGCGCCCGCCGTCGTGCCGCGCGCGATGAGGTTCGGGGTCAGGATCGTCGCGCTCGCTGCGCCCAGCGCGTCGCCGCGCAGCAGGCGAAGCAGCAGCATCATGCCCGTCGATCCCAGCCGGTCGATATTGACCTGCATCGTCGTCAGGCCGGGGCTCAAATGACGTGCGAGCGGAATATCGTCGAAGCCCGCGACCATCACGTCGCCGGGCACCGACACGCCGACGCGCGCCAGTTCGGCGATCAGCCCGACCGCCATCTGGTCGTTCGCGGCGAAGACCGCGTCGGCGGGGAGCTGGCCCTCGACGAGCAGCCGCGCCGCCTTCTCGCCGCTTTCCTCCGAAAAATCGCCGGGCAGGATCACCGGGCTGCGCTCCTTGGCGATCTTTGCCATTGCGTCGGCGAAGCCGCGCTGGCGGTCGCGCGCGTCGCGGTTGTGCTTGGGCCCCGCGATATGGATCACCTGCCGCGCGCCGCGCGCCAGCAGCGCCTCGGTCATCGCATAGGCGCCGCGATAATTGTCGACTGCCACGAAGGGCAGGTCGAGCGGGCCCGCATCATAGTTGAGTAGCACCGTGGGAAGCGCTGGGTCGAGATAGTCCGCCAGCAGTTCGGGCTTCAGATCGGGCGGCATGACGAGCAGCCCGTCGACGCGGCCGCGCATCGCGGCGATCGCCGCGGCGGTCTCGTGCGTGCTGCCGTGCATGTTGCCGAGCAGCAGGTGCATCCCCGATTCATGCGCGACCAGGTCGATGCCGCGAATGATTTCGGAGAAGAATTCGCCGAACAGGTCGGGCAGGATGACCCCGACGGTATCGGTCCTGCGCCGCGTCAGGCTGCGCGCGCCGCTGTGCGGCACGAAGTTCAGCTTCTTGACCGCCGCCATCACCGCGGCGCGGGTCGGTGCGGTGACGTTGCCGAGCCCGTTGATCGCGCGCGACGCCGTCGCCACCGAAACCCCCGCTTCGCGGGCGACGTCCCTCAATGTTGCCATGTCGCGGGCCCCCTTTCCCTCATATGGCGACGGGCCGCCTTCGCGACTCCGTTCCTCTCTCACCGGGCGCGGAAACGGCGACAGCGTAACCGGTTACAATGGCGAAATGCAAGGTCATTCGCCCGCGGTCTCCAGCGCATTGCCGTCGGCGCCGAACAGGTGCAGATGTGCGGGCGCGAAGGACAGGGCGACCGTGTCGCCTTCATCGAAGCTCCCGTCGTCGCGCAACTGGCACGCGATGGGCGCGTCACCGTCGCGCCCGCCGAGATGCAGTGTCGCCAGCCCACCCAGCCGCTCGATAAAACGGATGATGAAAGGCAGCGCGTCCGGCGCGTCGCCGACCGCGATGTCCTCGGGCCGGATTCCGATCGATAGCGGCGTTCCGGCCGGTGGCGGCGCGCTGAGCCGGGGCAGGGCGATGCTGCGCCCGCCCGCCAGCGCCGCGCGCCCGTTTTCGACCACCGTCGCGGGCAGGATGTTCATCCGCGGGGTGCCGAGAAACTGCGCGACGAAAATATTGGCCGGCCGCGCATAGAGGTCGCGCGGGGTGCCGACCTGTTCGATCCTCCCGTCGCGCATCACGATGATCCGGTCGGCGAGCGTCATCGCCTCGACCTGATCGTGCGTCACATAGAGCGTCGTCGTGCCGAGTTGGCGGTGGAGCTCGGCAAATTCATAACGCATCCGCACGCGCAGATCGGCATCGAGGTTCGACAGCGGCTCGTCGAACAGGAAAATCTGCGGTTGGCGGACGATCGCGCGGCCGATCGCGACGCGCTGCCGCTGCCCGCCCGACAAGGCCGCGGGCTTGCGATCGAGCAGCGCCTCGATGTTCAATATCGCCGCCGCGCGGCGCACCGCGGCATCGGTCGCCGCTTTGCCGGCCTTCGCGATGCGCAGCCCGAACGCCATATTCTCATAGACGCTGAGATGGGGGTAGAGCGCATAGGATTGGAAGACCATCGCGATCCCGCGCTGCGACGGCGCGAGGCCGGTGACGTCGCGGTCGC from uncultured Sphingopyxis sp. carries:
- a CDS encoding endonuclease/exonuclease/phosphatase family protein, producing the protein MTRKILLLAAALLALPATAKERADHYEAMTYNIRLDVASDGDNAWPHRRAALTALVAYQAPDLVGMQEVLQHQKQAVEADLPAYQFVGVARDDGKAKGEYSMLGFRRDRFALVGSGTFWLSPTPDVPSKGWDAALPRIATWARLHDRTAQRNLLVVNTHFDHIGEVARQESARHIRRWIDGERKPGESAVLMGDFNSPATSEPYAAIVAPGQGALRDSRMISRTPHYGPLGTFTGFDIARTDASPIDHIFVSDDVAVLRHATLTDQNGGKLPSDHYPVVADLCIGRGC
- a CDS encoding glucoamylase family protein translates to MTETAFSEELTERTFRYFWDTTDTKRCLAPDRWPSNPFSSIAATGFALTAYGIGAERGYVTRAEAAERTRDCLRFYWTAPQGAAVTGMAGYKGFFYHFLNNQDGTRRGKTELSTVDTALLLGGVLFAQSYYDRSDPVESEIRDLAEKIYARVDWTFVQRENSRIPSANGGGRKAIAMGWYPERGDGGDFGTHDWVGYNEGMLVYILALGSPTHPVGKDAWDTGWAADLEKDWGRYYGQEHLQFEPLFGHQYSHVWVDFRGIRDAFMRGKGIDYFENSRRATLAQRPYGADNPNRWKGYGADIWGWTASDGPGYSQGKYSVNGTPRDFNGYMARGVSAIRVVDDGTVVPTAAGGSVAFAPEAAIPALMAMRRQYGPRLYTRYGFKDAFNPSFTFTDFGSKSGEVDPVHGWVANDYLGIDQGPILAMMENHRSGLVWKVMRKNPHIIRGLKRIGFTGGWLDKAEAD
- a CDS encoding sugar ABC transporter permease, with product MSRVGRADEARAGWAMSSPALAAILLFFVLPAIASLFLSFTDFDIYALADIGNLRFVGFANYERLLENPLFWKAMTNTLLFVAVGTPFIVALSLFAAMLVNSRWLKWRPVWRVALFAPYVTTLVATAVVWRYLLHTRYGLLNYILSFFGVPPVDWLGSPTASLPAILLFVGWKTFGYSMIIFLAALQTVPRELDEAARIDGAGWFARLRHVTLPAIGPTLLLVSVLTVAGMFQLFAEPYVMTQGGPAQSTVTILYFMYEEGFKWWNLGSGAAVAFLLFLCILAVTLVQLRLAKRSGAI
- a CDS encoding carbohydrate ABC transporter permease — protein: MSLRRWSVTLLAALVALVTIAPLVWMVSVSFMARGEAAQFPPPLWPASPTLENYRLLFGSFGVGHFLFNSILVSTLATGLALLFTIPAGYAFAKLRFKGRDATFRILVAALVVPGQVGMLPLFLELKAMGLVNSYAGALVPWLAGIFGIFLVRQYCLSIPDEMLEAARIDGASEGQILCRIVLPILTPIVVTLALYVFLSNWNDFMWPLIVLADQDLYTLPVALAAMGRQHVQDNELMMAGAVVTTLPVLILFLSLQRFYLSGLLAGSVKG
- a CDS encoding GH1 family beta-glucosidase, whose product is MTQTIFPDDFLWGAATAAYQIEGSPLADGAGASIWQRFSHDPRLMAAKGDTGDVACDHYNRMPADVALMKELGLKAYRFSVNWGRVLPDGIGRVNEPGLGFYERLVDELLKHDIEPLLTLHHWDLPAALDDKGGWLNRDSADWFAEYGSVMYRRLDGRVKKWVTLNEPWVITDGGYLHGALAPGHRNLFETPIASHNLMRAHGRAVQAYRSEGAHEIGLVVNIEPKYPASDSPEDRAATARAHAYMNRQYLDPALKGSYPEELAEIFGEAWPEWPAEDLEDICQPLDFIGINYYTRNVVKADPHQWPLGASPVRQVATHTTTDWEVYPPALTDMLVWFRDTYGDIPVYITENGAAFYDPPQAGPEGVDDPLRCDYLRTHISAIGDAIRQGVDVRGYMAWSLLDNLEWSLGFSKRFGIVHVDYETQVRTPKRSARFYSGVIAANGGNLG
- the ugpC gene encoding sn-glycerol-3-phosphate ABC transporter ATP-binding protein UgpC translates to MAGLLIERARKNFGATEVLKGISIEVADGEFTVIVGPSGCGKSTLLRAVAGLEELTDGRVVIGDRDVTGLAPSQRGIAMVFQSYALYPHLSVYENMAFGLRIAKAGKAATDAAVRRAAAILNIEALLDRKPAALSGGQRQRVAIGRAIVRQPQIFLFDEPLSNLDADLRVRMRYEFAELHRQLGTTTLYVTHDQVEAMTLADRIIVMRDGRIEQVGTPRDLYARPANIFVAQFLGTPRMNILPATVVENGRAALAGGRSIALPRLSAPPPAGTPLSIGIRPEDIAVGDAPDALPFIIRFIERLGGLATLHLGGRDGDAPIACQLRDDGSFDEGDTVALSFAPAHLHLFGADGNALETAGE
- a CDS encoding extracellular solute-binding protein, with the protein product MQLTRRHMAGALATLPLAPLLGGCDARGRDTLTIWAMGNEAASLPALLKGITWPAEAPPIAVQPLPWTAAHEKLLTGFAGGSLPSVGQVGNSWIAELAAIGAIVPVPGRAMRLLSDQFGAVIDTNRIAGKTWGVPWYVDTRLQFYRKDLFARAGYAAPPSDWTGWKAALHKVKGQAGDGNYALLYPLNEYEQLTTLALSAGARMLRDEGGRGAFSDPEFKAALAFYKSLFDEGLAPRISMAQISNVWTEFGRGYFSLFLSGPWTIGDMRSRLGPERQDVWGTAANPGPEGTGSAAPGGSSLVVFAGSEHGRAAWDLVARLTTSGAQLALHEATGDLPARRSVWTAAGLMRDPAVAPFRAQLENATALPKVPEWERIVTEMQIVAERMVRGQYSVDEAAKEIDARADRLLEKRRWMLEKGRAL
- a CDS encoding LacI family DNA-binding transcriptional regulator; this translates as MATLRDVAREAGVSVATASRAINGLGNVTAPTRAAVMAAVKKLNFVPHSGARSLTRRRTDTVGVILPDLFGEFFSEIIRGIDLVAHESGMHLLLGNMHGSTHETAAAIAAMRGRVDGLLVMPPDLKPELLADYLDPALPTVLLNYDAGPLDLPFVAVDNYRGAYAMTEALLARGARQVIHIAGPKHNRDARDRQRGFADAMAKIAKERSPVILPGDFSEESGEKAARLLVEGQLPADAVFAANDQMAVGLIAELARVGVSVPGDVMVAGFDDIPLARHLSPGLTTMQVNIDRLGSTGMMLLLRLLRGDALGAASATILTPNLIARGTTAGAARTSAAAGASAP